The segment GCTTCCTCGCGCGCATCGGCGAGGCCTTCCAGCAGCTCGGCCCCGGCACCGGGCCCAGCGCCACGGACGAACCCAGGCTGCTGCAGCTGAGCCTGGTGGACACCACCGAACACGAGATGACGGTCGCGCTCGACAAGCTGGCCGCCCGCGGCGAGGCCCGGGGCGGCGGCGCCCTGTACGAACTGGGCTACCGGCTTGCCGTGCTGGTCGCCGCGCCGCCGCTGGAGGGCGGCGCCATCCCCGTGGGACCGCTGACCCTGGCACGCGCGCTGCGCAGCGCCACCGCGGCCATCGAGCTGCCGGTCGAACACGACCTGTTGCTGTTGCGCTGCCTGGAAACGGCGCTGTTGCCGGAATTGTCCGGGTTCTACAGTGCGCTCAACGCCATGCTGGAAAAGGAGGGCATCCTGCCACTCCTGCGCCCCTACCCGTTGGTGCGCCCCGCCGCCGTCCCGGCCCGCAGCGGCGGAGCAGCGGGAGTGGCCGGCACGCCGTCGGCTGCCGCGCCGGCAGCAACGGCCCCCGGGTCGAACATCGCCGCGGGAGCGCCGTCCGATCACGCCCATGCGGACGAGCCGATCGCGGTGCTCGACAGCCTGCGCGAGCTCCTCGCGCGACGTCGGCGCAGCCCGGCCGCCTATGGCGGCGAGCCGGTCGAGGCGGCCACGCCGGAGGAGCTGCAGACCGCCCTGTCGGCGCTGCAGAAGCACCTCTCCCTGGTCGCCGACAAGGCCACCCGCGAGCTGCGCAGCGCGCAGCTGCTGCGCGAGGAACTGCTGACCCAGCTCAACGCGGACAAGCCCGTGGACGCGCCGCGCACGGGCCTGAGCGCCGAGCAGGGAGACACGGTCGAACTGGTCTCGATGCTGTTCGAGCAACTGTCGCAGCAGACCCAGCACAGCGAAGGCACGCACGCACTGCTCGGCGGCCTGCAGTTGCCGGTGCTGCGCATGGCGGTCAGCGACCGCAACTTCTTCGACCAGAAGGAGCACCCCGCCCGCCAGTTGCTGGGCACCGTCACCGAGGTGGCCAACGACTGGCTGGACGATTCCGGCAGCGATGCCGACCGGCATCTGCGTGCCAAGCTCGAACAGCTGGTGGAGCGCGCCAATCGCGAGCCGCCCAGCGCGGGCCTGTACACGGCACTGCTGGCGGACATCCAGCAACACCTGACGCTGCTCACGCGCAAGGCACAGGCGACCGAGCGCCGCCACATCGAGGCGATGCAGGGACGCGAGCGGCTCGACCAGGCGCGCCAGCGGGCGGCGAAGCTGATCGGCGAACGCTTCGCCCACGACCCGCCGCGCGGCCTGTTGCGGGCCCTGCTCGATCGCGCCTGGTCCGACGTGCTGGCGCTGACCATCCTGCGCCACGGCGAGGACAGCGACGCGGTAGCCGCACAGCTGCTCATCACCGACCAGTTGCTCGGACGCAAGCCGGTCGCCGACCGGGCGCAGCTGCAGGCGGACGTCGAGGCCGGCCTGCAGCAGATCGGCATGCACCACGAGGAAGCGATCCAGGTGGCCCAGCGCCTGGTGAACCCGGGCGACACGCCGGCCCCGATGGCCGGCGGCGAGACGCTGAGCACCACCGATCTGGCGCTGCGCCTGAAGCAGCACCAGCGGCTGGGTGAGCACCAGCAGCCGGCGGCGCCCGTAGCGGCCCCTACCGTGCCGCCCGCGGCGACGACGGTGGAGACGACGGCGGCAGCGGAATCACCGGCGAAGACGGGGCGCGAGCGCAGGGAGCCGACGACACGACCACCGGCGCGGCGCGAGCCCGCGGTGGATCCGCGCGAGATCGAGACACAGGAGCGGCTGCGCCTGCTCCCGTTCGGTCGCTGGTTCGAGTTCACCGACCGCAAGACCGGCAAGACCAGCCAGCGCAAGCTGGCCTGGTTCTCGCCAGTGTCCGGGCAGACCCTGTTCGTGAATCGCCGCGGCATCCGCACCGACGACATCAGCCTGCCGCAGCTGGCGCACGAGATCGTCAAGGGCCGCGTGCGCGAGCTGGGCGAGATGAAGGAATCGTTGCTCGACCGGGCCTGGCACTCGCTCACCGGCAACCTGCTGCGCACACCGAACGGCCGCCCCGGCCGGACGGCATATTGAGGCCGCCATGAACCCTCCATTCCCGTCCAGCGAGCAGCGCCGCGCCGAGCGCAAGCGCGTCAACTTCACCGCCGTGGTCACCGATGTGATCGCCGGCAAGCCGATGGGCTTTCTCGGCAACCTCTCGGCCGGTGGCATGCTGCTGATCTGCCAGCAGGCCCCGCGCGAGGAGGCGATCTACCAGGTGCAACTGCCGCTGCACGGACTCGGCCCGCAGCCGCAGCACATCGAGGTCGGGGTGCAGGCCCAGTGGCAGGAACGCCCTGCCGCGTCCGGCCAGGTCTGGGCCGGCTTCCGCATCATCGCCATCGGCAAGGAAGACACGGCCGTGCTCGAACGCTGGCTGGCCCTGCCCCACTGAACCGGCTTCCGGGTGGCACGACCCGGCGACGCTTTGCGATCATGGAAGGCCCACGCGCACCTTGCGCGTCCCCACGGCACCGCGCGACGTCCGCGGCGCCCCGTCGAGAGGACCCCGCCCCATGACCGATCTCGCTCCCCTGTACGCCCGTCATCTGGCCACGCTGCGCGAGCGCGCCGACCAGGCACTTGCGCGCGGCGGCTTCGATCACCTGCTGGTGGCCGCCGGACAGCCGGGCACCAAGTTCCTCGACGACAACCATTACCCGTACGCGGTGAATCCGCCGTTCAAGCACTGGG is part of the Dyella thiooxydans genome and harbors:
- a CDS encoding DUF1631 family protein, which translates into the protein MSTDWLKQPVRACLDELERQLFALSEGARDPFDQQRHFNVRQRVMAERGSLEARFLARIGEAFQQLGPGTGPSATDEPRLLQLSLVDTTEHEMTVALDKLAARGEARGGGALYELGYRLAVLVAAPPLEGGAIPVGPLTLARALRSATAAIELPVEHDLLLLRCLETALLPELSGFYSALNAMLEKEGILPLLRPYPLVRPAAVPARSGGAAGVAGTPSAAAPAATAPGSNIAAGAPSDHAHADEPIAVLDSLRELLARRRRSPAAYGGEPVEAATPEELQTALSALQKHLSLVADKATRELRSAQLLREELLTQLNADKPVDAPRTGLSAEQGDTVELVSMLFEQLSQQTQHSEGTHALLGGLQLPVLRMAVSDRNFFDQKEHPARQLLGTVTEVANDWLDDSGSDADRHLRAKLEQLVERANREPPSAGLYTALLADIQQHLTLLTRKAQATERRHIEAMQGRERLDQARQRAAKLIGERFAHDPPRGLLRALLDRAWSDVLALTILRHGEDSDAVAAQLLITDQLLGRKPVADRAQLQADVEAGLQQIGMHHEEAIQVAQRLVNPGDTPAPMAGGETLSTTDLALRLKQHQRLGEHQQPAAPVAAPTVPPAATTVETTAAAESPAKTGRERREPTTRPPARREPAVDPREIETQERLRLLPFGRWFEFTDRKTGKTSQRKLAWFSPVSGQTLFVNRRGIRTDDISLPQLAHEIVKGRVRELGEMKESLLDRAWHSLTGNLLRTPNGRPGRTAY
- a CDS encoding PilZ domain-containing protein, whose translation is MNPPFPSSEQRRAERKRVNFTAVVTDVIAGKPMGFLGNLSAGGMLLICQQAPREEAIYQVQLPLHGLGPQPQHIEVGVQAQWQERPAASGQVWAGFRIIAIGKEDTAVLERWLALPH